One window from the genome of Thermococcus sp. encodes:
- a CDS encoding BlaI/MecI/CopY family transcriptional regulator: MEPHEFKLTEEGIKAVLPPLEAEIMEHMWKVKVATAGQVYEHMKQKHPEIRRSTISILMNRLCEKGLLKRSVEKGRGGMRYVYSITTTREEFEQKVVQSILDALMTNFREATYAYLSRIKK, translated from the coding sequence ATGGAGCCCCACGAGTTCAAGCTAACCGAGGAAGGCATCAAAGCCGTTCTCCCTCCCCTCGAGGCCGAAATAATGGAGCACATGTGGAAGGTCAAAGTTGCAACAGCAGGTCAGGTTTACGAGCATATGAAGCAGAAGCACCCTGAGATAAGGCGCTCCACCATAAGCATTCTGATGAACCGTCTCTGCGAAAAGGGACTCCTTAAGAGGAGTGTTGAGAAGGGCAGGGGTGGGATGAGATATGTATATTCAATAACAACGACCAGGGAAGAGTTCGAGCAGAAGGTCGTCCAGAGTATCCTCGACGCCCTGATGACAAATTTCAGAGAGGCAACCTACGCGTATCTCTCACGGATAAAGAAGTGA
- a CDS encoding S8 family serine peptidase, with the protein MKEVKAILLAVLLVGMTFGFAAAASVGGNSHLATHTPKNYGLLTPKLFQKVQGMNPNKEISTIIVFNSQADKNKALPILKFLGAKIKYNYHAIPAVAITIPVKYLLVLGGLSDAGIISGLSVQGIQFIQDDYKVQVQVDLEGLDESTAQISAPEVWNVGYDGSGVVVAVIDTGIDGSHPDLQGKVIGWKDFVNNKTTPYDDNGHGTHVAGIIASTGAASDGKYKGVAPGAKLVGVKVLGADGSGSVSTIIAGVDWVIQHKDEYNISVINLSLGSSQSSDGTDALSQEVDKAWEDGIVVCVAAGNSGPDTYTIGSPAAAPDVITVGAVDKNDVITSFSSRGPTADGRLKPEVVAPGNWIISDRAAGTQLTDELVGQYYVAAPGTSMATPHVSGAVALLREAHPDWTPDKIKHVLEITADVVNASAIAGIAYGAGRINVYEALNYDQDSKVVITGYLADKQNVTKEVTISSGTTRIAALLTWDNPQADLDLYMYDPNGQLVDYSNTGYYGFEKVAYRNPTPGTWYFLIVSYSGSANYNLEILDEGGTVTEGSSSTPSQPSTPSTPSNTTTPTNNTNTTPSTPTTPSNPTVVVKNFTGTVNYGSYVVDTVTVDSGATKIEGYLYGSSYDDLDLYLYDPNQNLVTSSTTSSSNEYVSYNNPQPGTWYFVVYAYSTYYWSANYFLQVKIYYG; encoded by the coding sequence ATGAAGGAAGTTAAGGCCATTTTGTTGGCTGTGCTCCTCGTTGGCATGACATTTGGTTTCGCAGCTGCTGCATCAGTAGGGGGCAACTCGCATCTTGCAACGCATACCCCAAAGAACTACGGACTACTAACTCCGAAACTCTTCCAGAAAGTCCAGGGAATGAACCCAAACAAGGAAATCAGTACCATCATAGTATTCAATAGTCAGGCTGACAAAAACAAAGCTCTGCCAATCCTTAAGTTCCTTGGAGCAAAGATAAAGTATAACTATCATGCCATTCCAGCCGTTGCAATCACGATACCAGTCAAGTATCTTCTGGTTCTCGGTGGTCTTTCAGATGCAGGCATTATAAGCGGTCTTAGCGTGCAGGGAATACAGTTCATACAGGACGACTACAAAGTTCAGGTTCAGGTCGACCTTGAGGGACTCGATGAATCCACCGCCCAGATATCAGCCCCCGAGGTTTGGAACGTTGGATACGATGGAAGTGGTGTTGTCGTTGCCGTCATCGACACTGGTATTGACGGCTCCCACCCGGATCTTCAGGGAAAAGTTATTGGATGGAAGGACTTCGTTAACAACAAGACTACTCCCTACGATGATAACGGTCACGGAACCCACGTTGCCGGAATAATAGCCAGCACCGGTGCCGCCAGCGATGGAAAATACAAGGGTGTTGCACCCGGCGCCAAGCTCGTTGGCGTTAAGGTTCTCGGCGCTGACGGTAGCGGTTCAGTTTCCACTATAATAGCGGGTGTTGATTGGGTTATACAGCACAAAGATGAGTACAACATAAGCGTTATTAACCTCTCACTCGGTTCAAGCCAGAGCTCCGACGGAACTGACGCCCTCAGCCAGGAAGTTGACAAGGCTTGGGAAGATGGAATTGTTGTCTGTGTTGCCGCTGGAAACAGTGGGCCTGACACTTACACCATAGGCTCTCCGGCTGCTGCTCCCGATGTGATAACCGTTGGAGCTGTTGACAAGAACGATGTCATAACAAGCTTCTCCAGCAGGGGACCGACCGCTGACGGCAGGCTCAAGCCCGAAGTCGTCGCTCCGGGCAACTGGATTATCTCTGACAGGGCCGCCGGAACCCAGCTAACCGACGAGCTCGTTGGACAGTACTACGTCGCCGCCCCTGGAACGAGCATGGCTACTCCACACGTTAGCGGTGCTGTTGCACTCCTTAGGGAAGCCCACCCAGACTGGACTCCCGATAAGATTAAGCACGTCCTTGAGATAACTGCAGACGTTGTTAACGCCAGCGCCATAGCGGGCATCGCCTACGGTGCGGGTAGGATAAACGTCTACGAGGCCCTGAACTATGACCAGGACTCAAAGGTCGTTATAACCGGCTATCTCGCCGACAAGCAGAACGTGACTAAGGAGGTTACCATCAGCAGTGGAACCACTAGGATAGCCGCCCTCCTAACCTGGGACAACCCACAGGCCGACCTTGATCTTTACATGTACGACCCGAACGGCCAGCTCGTTGACTACTCAAACACTGGCTACTACGGATTTGAAAAGGTTGCCTACAGGAACCCCACTCCTGGAACTTGGTACTTCCTAATCGTCAGCTATTCAGGAAGTGCCAACTACAACCTTGAGATTCTCGACGAGGGTGGAACGGTGACAGAAGGCTCCTCAAGCACTCCAAGCCAGCCAAGCACCCCGAGCACTCCGAGCAACACTACGACACCAACCAACAACACCAACACAACACCAAGCACCCCAACAACCCCGTCCAATCCAACAGTAGTCGTTAAGAACTTCACCGGAACCGTGAACTACGGAAGCTACGTCGTTGACACAGTCACCGTTGACAGCGGTGCAACCAAGATTGAGGGTTACCTCTATGGAAGCAGCTATGATGACCTCGACCTCTATCTCTATGACCCGAACCAGAACCTCGTTACGAGCTCAACAACGTCAAGCTCAAACGAATACGTAAGCTACAACAACCCACAGCCCGGAACATGGTACTTCGTGGTCTACGCCTACAGCACCTACTACTGGTCGGCAAACTACTTCCTCCAGGTTAAGATATACTATGGCTGA
- a CDS encoding cytidine/deoxycytidylate deaminase family protein, which produces MGIEIYLDREKAERIRRIRPTKDEYFMLIAKLVSLRATCPRLRVGAVAVKDGYILATGYNGAPRGMDHCIDVGCLIVDGHCHRAVHAEQNVIAMAARKGISLEGATLYVTHFPCDTCFKLLINAGIKEIVYEEMYPNEATEILLREAQEKGIVKIRQFKLPKERVRAFLEELFGGFI; this is translated from the coding sequence ATGGGAATCGAGATTTATCTCGACAGGGAAAAGGCCGAGAGGATTAGAAGGATAAGACCCACTAAAGACGAATATTTCATGCTTATAGCTAAACTCGTCTCCCTCAGAGCAACGTGTCCAAGGCTTCGCGTTGGGGCCGTGGCTGTTAAGGACGGCTACATCTTGGCTACTGGCTACAACGGTGCACCAAGGGGAATGGACCACTGCATCGATGTCGGCTGTCTCATCGTTGACGGACACTGCCACAGAGCCGTCCACGCGGAACAGAACGTCATAGCAATGGCCGCAAGGAAGGGCATAAGCCTCGAAGGAGCAACGCTGTATGTTACCCATTTTCCCTGTGATACCTGCTTTAAGCTTCTGATAAACGCAGGCATAAAGGAGATTGTTTACGAGGAAATGTATCCAAACGAAGCAACGGAAATACTCCTCAGGGAAGCCCAAGAGAAAGGGATAGTAAAGATTAGGCAGTTCAAACTGCCAAAGGAGCGCGTTAGAGCGTTCCTCGAAGAGCTCTTCGGGGGGTTCATTTGA
- a CDS encoding tungsten cofactor oxidoreductase radical SAM maturase, whose protein sequence is MEEHHLFDLSDYKVLIPKNPDIKYLYIEITNRCNLRCEMCFKQYWDDPEGDMEWELFLKILDDAEELPELEMIYFGGIGEPTVHPRFMDMAREVKKRGFALGISTNGFLLTDKRIEELVKLGLDLIYFSIDSVPTQPVDIGHIKPDYTSSRIRKIQEVKRELGSDVPHIGVEVVATKENYKELPKIAHYVGSLGVDTLLISNLIPITKEHADLIVYDGSVDMKPIVDKLEAIYHGYLHKIAEFSLRTERRCEFVDKKVAVVRWDGEVAPCYRFLHTYPEIVFGREKKVYAHSFGNVREKSLAEIWTSREYSWFRYVVKNSLYPSCTDCPLNESCSFVQDTKYDCWGNTPSCADCLWSRRIVLCPIPEKGMKGFW, encoded by the coding sequence ATGGAGGAGCATCATCTTTTTGATTTGTCTGACTACAAGGTTCTCATCCCAAAGAACCCCGACATAAAGTATCTCTACATTGAGATAACCAACCGCTGTAACCTTCGCTGTGAAATGTGCTTCAAGCAGTACTGGGACGACCCGGAAGGGGACATGGAATGGGAGCTGTTTTTAAAGATACTGGACGATGCCGAGGAACTTCCGGAGCTTGAGATGATATACTTTGGCGGAATAGGCGAACCCACCGTTCACCCTCGCTTCATGGACATGGCGAGGGAAGTAAAGAAGCGCGGTTTTGCCCTGGGAATAAGCACAAACGGCTTTTTGTTAACAGATAAGAGAATAGAGGAGCTTGTAAAGCTGGGTTTGGACTTAATTTACTTCTCAATAGATTCAGTGCCGACCCAACCCGTTGATATCGGTCACATAAAGCCAGACTACACAAGCTCCCGCATAAGGAAAATCCAAGAGGTCAAGCGGGAACTCGGGAGCGACGTTCCGCACATTGGCGTTGAGGTGGTTGCAACGAAGGAAAATTACAAGGAGTTACCGAAAATAGCGCACTACGTTGGTTCCCTTGGGGTTGATACGCTCTTAATCTCAAACCTAATTCCAATCACCAAAGAGCACGCTGATTTGATAGTTTACGACGGTTCCGTTGACATGAAGCCAATTGTTGACAAACTTGAGGCCATATATCACGGCTACCTCCATAAGATAGCCGAGTTCTCACTGAGGACGGAACGTAGGTGCGAGTTCGTCGACAAAAAAGTTGCAGTTGTCAGGTGGGACGGAGAAGTTGCTCCCTGCTACCGTTTCCTCCACACCTACCCTGAGATAGTCTTTGGCAGGGAGAAGAAGGTTTACGCGCATTCCTTTGGCAACGTCCGGGAGAAAAGCCTCGCCGAGATATGGACGAGCAGGGAGTATAGCTGGTTCCGCTACGTCGTCAAGAACTCCCTCTACCCGAGCTGTACAGACTGTCCACTGAACGAGTCCTGTTCCTTTGTGCAAGACACCAAATACGACTGCTGGGGGAACACACCCAGCTGTGCGGATTGCCTGTGGTCGAGGCGGATAGTGCTCTGTCCTATCCCTGAGAAGGGTATGAAGGGCTTCTGGTAG
- a CDS encoding aldehyde ferredoxin oxidoreductase family protein — translation MYAYWGKILRVNLTDGTIKEEHFDEKFARKWLGTRGFGIYYLLKEMDPTVDPFSPENKIIYATGPLTGTTAPTGGRYMVITKSPLTGYIAMANSGGFFGAELKFAGWDAIIVEGSSDHPVYLYINDESVELRDASHLWGKTSSETEKALKEEIGDKRIRVALIGPAGENLVRFAAVMNDEHRAAGRGGVGAVMGSKKLKAIVVRGHKRVEVADRAKFTSVVKEKTDKLRNDPTAGGGLPKYGTAVLVNIINQNGLYPTRNFQYSQFEYAEEQSGEAMAAKYLVRNKPCYACPIGCGRVNRLPTLGITEGPEYESIWALGANNGINDLASIIEANHMADEYGMDTISLGGTLATAMELYEKGLLKQEDLGEDAPPFRWGNTEVLHYYIEKIAKREGFGDKLAEGGYRLAEMYNGVEYFMGVKKQELPAYDPRGAEGHGLGYATNNRGGCHIKQYMISPEILGYPYKMDPHDISDEKVKMVILFQDLTALIDAAGLCVFTTFGLGADDYRDMLNAALGWDLSTEEYLKIGERIWNAERLFNLKAGLDPLKEDTLPKRLLEEPVRNGPNKGHVVRLHLMLPRYYKFRGWTEDGRIPEEKLKELGLDELE, via the coding sequence ATGTACGCCTATTGGGGTAAGATTTTGAGAGTAAACTTGACCGATGGAACCATAAAGGAGGAGCACTTCGACGAGAAGTTCGCCAGAAAATGGCTTGGAACGAGGGGCTTCGGAATCTATTATCTCCTCAAGGAGATGGACCCGACCGTTGACCCCTTCAGCCCGGAAAACAAGATAATTTATGCCACAGGCCCTCTAACAGGAACGACGGCACCCACCGGTGGAAGGTACATGGTCATAACCAAGAGCCCGTTGACCGGTTACATAGCCATGGCGAACTCCGGTGGATTCTTTGGAGCCGAGCTAAAGTTCGCCGGCTGGGACGCTATAATAGTCGAAGGCTCCTCTGACCATCCGGTGTATCTCTACATCAACGATGAGAGCGTCGAACTCCGCGATGCGAGCCACCTGTGGGGTAAGACTTCGAGCGAAACTGAAAAGGCCCTAAAGGAGGAAATCGGTGATAAGAGGATTCGCGTCGCGCTAATAGGCCCCGCTGGAGAGAACCTCGTTCGCTTCGCCGCTGTAATGAACGACGAGCACAGAGCCGCTGGAAGGGGAGGCGTTGGTGCCGTAATGGGAAGCAAAAAGCTGAAGGCTATAGTTGTTCGCGGGCACAAGCGCGTTGAGGTTGCGGACAGAGCAAAGTTCACAAGTGTCGTCAAGGAGAAGACCGACAAGCTCAGGAACGACCCGACAGCGGGTGGGGGACTGCCCAAGTATGGAACGGCCGTACTCGTGAACATAATCAACCAAAACGGTTTGTACCCGACGAGAAACTTCCAGTACAGCCAGTTTGAATACGCCGAGGAGCAGAGCGGTGAGGCTATGGCCGCTAAGTACCTCGTCAGGAACAAGCCCTGTTACGCCTGTCCAATCGGTTGTGGAAGGGTCAACAGGCTTCCAACCCTCGGCATAACAGAAGGGCCTGAATACGAGAGCATCTGGGCGCTTGGAGCTAACAACGGTATAAACGACCTCGCGAGTATAATCGAGGCAAACCACATGGCCGATGAGTACGGTATGGACACCATAAGCCTCGGTGGAACTCTAGCTACTGCCATGGAGCTCTACGAGAAGGGCCTCCTCAAGCAGGAGGACCTAGGTGAAGATGCTCCGCCCTTCAGGTGGGGCAATACTGAAGTTCTCCACTACTACATCGAGAAGATTGCCAAGAGAGAGGGCTTCGGAGACAAGCTCGCTGAGGGTGGCTACCGCCTAGCCGAGATGTACAACGGCGTTGAGTACTTCATGGGTGTCAAAAAGCAGGAGCTTCCGGCTTACGACCCGCGTGGAGCCGAGGGACACGGTCTCGGCTATGCCACCAACAACCGCGGTGGCTGTCACATCAAGCAGTACATGATAAGCCCCGAGATTCTTGGCTATCCATACAAGATGGACCCGCATGACATAAGCGATGAGAAGGTCAAGATGGTCATACTCTTCCAGGACCTTACTGCCCTCATCGACGCCGCTGGACTCTGTGTTTTCACGACCTTCGGTCTTGGGGCAGACGACTATCGTGACATGCTCAACGCAGCTCTCGGTTGGGACCTCTCGACCGAGGAGTACCTCAAGATAGGCGAGCGCATCTGGAACGCAGAAAGATTATTCAACCTCAAGGCCGGCCTTGACCCGCTTAAGGAAGACACACTCCCGAAGAGGCTCCTTGAAGAACCTGTCAGGAACGGACCGAACAAGGGTCACGTGGTAAGGTTACACCTCATGCTTCCGAGGTACTACAAGTTCCGCGGCTGGACTGAGGATGGAAGGATTCCCGAGGAGAAGCTCAAGGAGCTCGGCCTTGATGAGCTTGAGTGA
- a CDS encoding DUF2304 family protein codes for MYAVQMITLVVVVILMVYVFGKYRNSEVEWGDFLFWEAILLGLFIVAFFPVRIANEIKNILGLGRGLDALFVVAIGLAYLMIFKVYLAVDRTEREMTELTRKVAIELEEINERFEEIEKKLK; via the coding sequence ATGTACGCAGTCCAGATGATAACCCTCGTCGTTGTGGTTATTCTCATGGTTTATGTCTTCGGCAAATACAGGAACAGTGAAGTTGAGTGGGGGGACTTCCTGTTCTGGGAAGCAATTCTGCTTGGCCTGTTCATCGTTGCATTTTTCCCGGTTAGGATTGCAAACGAAATCAAAAATATACTTGGCCTTGGCCGTGGGTTAGATGCCCTCTTCGTCGTTGCAATCGGTCTAGCGTATCTCATGATATTCAAGGTTTACTTAGCTGTTGACAGGACCGAGCGCGAGATGACGGAACTCACGAGAAAGGTTGCCATCGAGCTTGAGGAAATAAACGAGAGGTTTGAAGAGATTGAGAAAAAGCTCAAATGA
- a CDS encoding prenyltransferase/squalene oxidase repeat-containing protein: MKKVIAVLLVTLLVLPLFYAHPVKGDEVPYVFTPTIPATALSAIALYKVHEYKYVLEADTWLMMLKTPEGAWAYRYGMAPQAKYTALALMALMRGESIARGLFNRTIHQGIYWLMYKQKDDGSFGDYTDTALAVIALKEYADFKYSWLPVEKAINNGLYYLQTHSPKTTMDKIFGYMALGDVKDLKNVEATGVNALYKAFALAYLTGENVEINSTLNDPASIALLLYSTGNEKYEKELLKSVHFGYWGTLKYQPPDMLETALLPGFSDLKPLACPYMLKVKPKFEWETVVLAKYYVECNTSVDLSNLNLKKLKPWMVAEIARINYLLGRPYEREVEYLLKNESGNHWGNFFNTAYIVWVLSTLKVEVNYTPILNWLSSNLTDKYPNYYYAYALVDFRRFNYTEAFNETFEIIKKRQNPTGAWGYTAGAPDNIKTTAEVLRALLEVGLSNTTTYKRGYDFLRNVFYVNISKPKIKNSIVTMKNATFLLIKDGTLVENVTASAKIGGLDGYILIYPTKHPLLVNATPVEGFKATSPWKKPLVENQKATIGGIYLVYIVAVLVVVVVSLGVVLSRRNRKKR; the protein is encoded by the coding sequence ATGAAAAAGGTTATAGCGGTTCTTCTGGTTACACTCTTGGTTCTACCGCTCTTTTATGCTCATCCCGTCAAAGGTGATGAAGTGCCGTACGTGTTTACCCCCACCATCCCAGCAACTGCGCTCTCAGCGATTGCACTGTACAAGGTTCACGAATACAAGTATGTTCTGGAGGCAGATACCTGGTTGATGATGCTTAAAACTCCAGAGGGAGCATGGGCGTATCGCTATGGAATGGCTCCCCAGGCGAAATACACAGCTCTCGCATTAATGGCACTCATGAGGGGAGAGTCAATAGCCCGGGGTCTCTTCAACAGAACAATCCACCAGGGAATCTATTGGCTGATGTACAAACAGAAGGACGACGGCTCCTTTGGGGATTATACTGACACGGCCCTAGCAGTAATTGCGCTAAAAGAATACGCGGATTTCAAGTATTCATGGCTCCCTGTTGAGAAAGCAATAAACAACGGGCTCTATTATCTCCAAACCCACAGTCCAAAGACGACAATGGATAAGATTTTTGGATACATGGCGTTGGGCGATGTAAAAGACCTTAAAAACGTTGAGGCAACGGGAGTGAATGCTCTCTACAAGGCCTTTGCATTGGCCTACCTAACCGGGGAAAACGTTGAAATCAACTCAACACTTAACGACCCTGCCTCCATTGCCCTTCTCCTGTACTCCACCGGGAACGAGAAATATGAAAAAGAATTGCTGAAATCGGTTCATTTCGGCTACTGGGGAACTCTAAAGTATCAGCCACCGGACATGTTAGAAACTGCCCTGCTTCCCGGGTTTTCCGACCTAAAACCACTGGCGTGTCCTTATATGTTAAAGGTTAAGCCAAAATTCGAATGGGAGACCGTTGTTCTGGCGAAGTACTATGTGGAATGTAACACCAGCGTTGACCTGTCGAACCTGAACCTTAAGAAGCTCAAACCGTGGATGGTTGCGGAGATAGCAAGGATAAACTACCTCCTCGGAAGGCCCTACGAGAGAGAAGTTGAGTACCTGCTTAAGAACGAGAGCGGGAATCACTGGGGCAACTTTTTTAATACGGCATATATAGTATGGGTTCTCTCCACCCTTAAGGTTGAGGTCAACTACACGCCAATCCTCAACTGGCTTTCCTCGAACTTGACCGACAAGTATCCAAACTACTACTATGCCTACGCACTTGTTGATTTTCGTAGGTTCAACTATACCGAGGCGTTTAATGAAACTTTTGAGATAATAAAGAAACGCCAGAATCCGACTGGTGCATGGGGTTATACAGCGGGTGCCCCTGACAACATCAAGACCACTGCGGAGGTACTCAGGGCCCTCCTTGAGGTGGGACTTTCAAATACTACCACATACAAGAGGGGATATGACTTTCTGAGGAACGTTTTCTACGTGAACATCTCCAAACCAAAGATAAAAAACAGCATTGTTACAATGAAAAACGCAACATTCCTTCTGATAAAGGACGGAACTCTTGTTGAGAACGTAACTGCCAGTGCCAAAATTGGGGGATTAGACGGCTACATACTAATATACCCAACAAAGCATCCGCTCTTGGTGAACGCGACCCCTGTCGAGGGCTTTAAAGCAACGAGTCCCTGGAAAAAACCGCTGGTGGAGAACCAGAAAGCAACGATTGGAGGAATATACCTTGTCTACATAGTTGCCGTGCTTGTTGTGGTTGTAGTGTCTCTCGGAGTTGTCCTTAGCAGAAGAAATAGGAAGAAACGCTGA
- a CDS encoding M48 family metallopeptidase: protein MLYLILIIEVVLLLEALRDIGIITTVGAMTFLGILYIWATKHKFGENLIPLEREEMPWLYDGIAELSRKANIPMPRIYLLDDYIPNAYSFGNTIVLSLGLFEVLDEEGILAVAAHELGHIKNRDTKWFPMVTYGRYLMAMTTLVLLIAGAGPIKVAALTLYIAYELSRSDFMKKREFLADETALRLLTVPLSLKKALEELKYYEDLRMKVKVSAVPSIEPNIEREKRFTFFTETHPSYEERIIRITFEMNNLMRMKRVQ, encoded by the coding sequence ATGTTATACCTTATCCTCATAATTGAGGTCGTTCTTCTCCTTGAGGCTCTGCGAGACATCGGAATTATAACAACAGTGGGGGCAATGACTTTTCTCGGGATACTGTACATATGGGCAACGAAACACAAATTTGGTGAAAACCTTATTCCCCTAGAACGGGAAGAGATGCCTTGGCTTTACGATGGTATCGCGGAACTCTCCAGAAAGGCAAACATCCCAATGCCTCGGATTTATCTGCTCGACGACTACATACCCAACGCGTACTCCTTTGGGAATACCATAGTTCTATCTCTTGGCCTCTTCGAAGTTTTGGACGAGGAGGGGATACTAGCGGTTGCCGCCCACGAGCTTGGTCATATAAAGAACCGCGATACCAAGTGGTTCCCAATGGTGACCTACGGGAGATACCTAATGGCAATGACCACACTTGTGCTTCTTATTGCCGGAGCCGGGCCGATAAAAGTGGCAGCACTCACGCTGTATATAGCATATGAATTGTCCAGGAGTGACTTCATGAAAAAGAGGGAGTTCCTGGCAGATGAAACTGCACTGAGGCTACTGACAGTTCCCCTCAGCCTTAAGAAGGCCCTAGAGGAGCTTAAGTATTATGAAGATCTGAGAATGAAGGTGAAGGTCAGCGCCGTTCCGAGCATCGAGCCAAATATAGAGAGGGAAAAGCGCTTTACCTTTTTCACGGAAACACATCCAAGCTACGAGGAAAGAATTATACGAATAACATTTGAAATGAACAACCTAATGAGAATGAAGCGGGTGCAGTAA